The Gammaproteobacteria bacterium DNA window AGCGGCTGGTTGCGCACGGCCATCAGTATGGAGAGTGAAATATTATTCGGCGCCTCAAATGCCATCACCTGCCCCTGCCGCATCCGATACAGACGCGACAACATTTCCGGGGACAATTGTTCCGCAGACTTAACCAGCACGTCCGATTTCATCTGCACTTTTTTTGCCTCCAGCCAGCCCATCATCTCCTCAAGCGTCTTCGAACTCTTGATTTGAGCCTGAAGTTCAGCGGCAGGTATGCTCTTGTCGAGAAGGATTTCACGGATCTGATAGATGCGCCGATCAGCGAATAACTCGGGGTGCTTGCTGTAATAATCGCCAACTTCCTGCTTGCTGGGCGGTGTTGAATCCCTCCCCGCAACCTTGCTCATATATGCCTGCACCAACACCTGGTGTTTGGCGCGCTCCAACGCTTGCATCACCCGAGGATCGCGGTCAATTTTTTCCGTGACGGCTTTTTGCACAATAAGCTGTTGGTTAACAAGTTGCTCCAGGGATTGACGCGCGACTTGATCGGTATTTTTGGTGGCGGCTTGCCCCAGCAACCCCAGCTCATAGTTGAGCTGATGAACCGTGACCTCATCGCCGTTGACCTTCGCAACAACCTGACCATCCTTGCCTGGCTTGTCATCACCCCCGCAACCGCTCAAGAGAACAGCAAGGAAGATAGCGGGTAACATAATATTTTTGCTATACATTGAAGAACGCCTTGCAAGTTTCACTGAAAGTTGGCTTGGAGATGGGCGTTTATTGTGGAGAGGATATATGACAATCAGATGAATATCTGACCGTGAACTAAAAATGGCGTAACAGTCGGCTGGGATGTTCCAGCGGCGTTATTTAAAAATGAAGCGCTCAATTGCCGTTTCCAGGCTTAAATGAGCTGTGGGGATGCTGCGCCAGAAGATGGCTGTGAAGGCGGGGATTAAAAATGGTGCGCCCGGAGAGATTCGAACTCCCGACCGCCTGGTTCGTAGCCAGGTACTCTATCCAACTGAGCTACGGGCGCATTTTCAAGGTGGGGCATTATCCAGACCCCAGCGCTTGGTGTCAAGAGACATCAAGCGAAATATGGCGGAGAGAGAGGGATTCGAACCCTCGATGGAGTTTTTGACCCCATACTCCCTTAGCAGGGGAGCGCCTTCGACCAGCTCGGCCATCTCTCCGGACAATCTAGATTACCCAAAGGTCTTGTAAACCACAAGGCCGAGTATATTACCACGAACCTCTGGTAAAATGGGACATCTATTTCAGCCCGCAACCTCTTTTTTCTTGGGTATGGAGGCAAGCACTGCCTCCATCAACCAGAAAAATGGCACACACCTACAAAGCTGGGGTTCTAGCTCACGAGGAAGCATAACCACCGCCACACCTGATAAGGAACAGGGAGCACCTTAAATACACGGCACTGTGCAACTCACATCACAAGCCGGCGGTTTGCTTGAAATACCACGGCATGACACGCCAAGCAGACCAGCTCTTATACGCCCAGCCCTTCTTCCTCAGCGTGCGCGTGCTCCTTTTCTTTCTGGATGCGCTGGTATATCTCTTCGCGATGCACGCTCACATCCTTCGGAGCATTCACACCAATCCGTACTTGATTACCTTTAACGCCTAAAACAGTTACGGTGACATCGTCACCTATTATCAGTGTTTCACCCACACGACGGGTTAGAATCAGCATGATTCATCTCCTTAAGAATTCAAATGTATGCGTCACTTCTATGGCCTATGACTGGATCACTTCCTGCCATGATCCGCTCTTGTGTTGTATCGGCCACACGACCCTAAACTGAATACAGAAGTGCTGATTAATCCCTGCCGCAATAAAGAAATGCTCTCCAAACTTCCCTTTGACACATTGCCGCAAAACCCGAATCACAACAATAATGCACTGTTTTCTTAATACTATTTCTTATCGTCGAGATGAAATGCGGCATGCAGTGCGCGCACGCCCAGCTCCAGATATTTTTCATCCACTACGACGGAAATCTTGATCTCCGATGTGGAGATCATGCGGATATTGATTCCCTCAGTGGCCAGTGTCTTGAACATGGTGCTGGCGATGCCTGCATGGGAGCGCATTCCTACGCCTACCAGCGAAATCTTGACGATTTTATTGTCGCCGGTCACCTCACGCGCGGCCAGCTCATCCGCCGTTTCACGCAGAATGCGCAACGCCTTGTCATAATCGTTGCGGTGTACCGTGAAAGTAAAATCCGTCGTCGAGTCTTCGGCGACGTTCTGCACGATCATGTCCACTTCGATATTGGCATCTGCGACAGGGCCGAGGATGCGGTGGGCAACGCCGGGTTGATCGGGCACACCCAATACGGTCAGTTTGGCTTCGTCACGGTTAAACGCGATGCCGGAAATCAGCGCCTGCTCCATTACATCTTCCTCAGAACTAATCAATGTGCCCTGGCCCTCCGCAAAAGAAGACAGGACACGCAAAGGTACGTTGTACTTGCTGGCAAACTCCACCGAGCGGATCTGCAACACCTTGGCGCCCAGGCTCGCCATTTCCAGCATCTCTTCGTAGGTGATGCGATCCAGGCGGCGCGCCTCGGGGACGACGCGCGGATCCGTGGTGTAGACACCATCCACATCGGTATAGATCTGGCACTCATCGGCCTTCAGTGCAGCGGCCAAGGCCACAGCCGTGGTATCCGATCCGCCGCGCCCCAGCGTGGTGATGTTGCCCGCTTCGTCGACGCCCTGAAAGCCCGCAACCACCAGAACCCGCCCGGAGGCCAGGTCCGCGCGCAGGCGTTGCACGTCGATATCCACGATGCGCGCTTTGTTAAAGGCGCTGTCTGTCAGGATGCGCACCTGGGCGCCGGTATAGGAGCGCGCCGGACAGCCGCGCTTTTCCAGCGCCATGCTCAGCAATGCAATGGTGGCCTGCTCGCCGGTGGAAAGCAGAACATCCAGTTCGCGCGGGCTGGGCTGGGGATCAATGCCTTTGGCCAGCCCGAGCAGCCGGTCGGTTTCGCCCGTCATGGCGGACACCACCACAATCAGATCATGCCCCGCAGCACGCGCGGCAATAACCTTTTCCGCCACGTTGGCGATGCGTTCAAGCGACCCTACAGAGGTGCCACCGTATTTTTGGACAATCAGAGCCATAGTGAGTTGCCAAGAAAAGACGCGGATTCTACTTTAATTTCAGACAAAAGAGAAACGGGACAGCATGAATAAGCTTAAAATCACGGGAAAACTACCCGAAACCCACTTTAGCCTCTATGCAAGCTGCTGCCGCACCCACTCCGGTACGGCGGCCAGCGCAGCGGCGAGGGCCGCGGGGTTATCACCGCCCGCCTGGGCCATGTCAGGCCGCCCACCACCCTTGCCACCCACCTGCAAGGCCACCATATTGACCAGCTCGCCTGCCTTCACCTGGGCGATACAATCTTTGGTAACGCCGGCCACCAGGCTAACCTTGCCATCTGCCACCGCTGCCAACACCACGGCAGCCGAGCCGAGCTTGTTCTTGAGCTGGTCCACCGTATCACGCAATGCCTTGGGGTCTACACCCTCAAGACAGGCGGCGAGCACTTTGATGCCGTTGATCTCCACCGCCTGCGCAGCAAGGTCGCTGCCCTGATTGCTCGCCAGCTTGCCTTTGATCTGCTCCAGCTCTTTTTCCAGCTTGCGTGCCCGCTCGACAAGCTGCCCAACCTTGTCATCCACGTTATCGCGGCCTGCCTTGATGGCATCGGCGATGCGTAGCAGGCGGTCTTCCTCCTCCTCGACCCACTCCAGCGCGCGCTGACCAGTGATGGCCTCGATGCGGCGCACGCCCGACGCCACACCCGCTTCAGAAACAAACTTGAACAGGCCGATGTCACCGGCGCGGCGCACATGGGTGCCGCCGCACAGTTCGGTTGAAAATTCACCGATACTGAGTACGCGCACCTGATCACCGTATTTTTCGCCGAACAGCGCCATGGCGCCCGCTGCTACTGCCTCATCATAGGACATGACGCGGGTTTGCGCCTCGCAGTTGGCGCGGATCTGCCCGTTGACCAGACGTTCGACCGCCCTGACCTGCGCGGGCGAAAGTGGCTCGAAGTGGGAAAAGTCGAAGCGCAGCCGTTCAGCCTCAACCAGCGAACCCTTCTGCGCGACGTGCGGGCCGAGCACCTGGCGTAGCGCGGCATGCAGCAGATGGGTAGCAGAGTGGTTGAGGGCGATGGCCTGGCGCTTGGCAGCATTGACCTGCGCCTGCACCTTGTCACCCACGCGCAAGGCACCGGATTTCAGTGCACCGTTGTGGATATGTACACCTTCACCCTGTTTTTGGGTGCCATGCACCTCAAAGTCGGCCTGCCCACCCTTGATGACACCGCCATCACCTGCCTGGCCGCCGGATTCGGCATAAAACGGGGTGCGGTTAAGGATAACCTTGCCGGCTTGCCCTGATTCCAGCGCATTTACCGCCGTGCCGTCATCCCGATACAAGGCAACGATCGCGGCTTCGCCCGCAAGGTGTTCGTAGCCGGTAAAATCCGTACTCCCCTCCACACCCATTAGCTTGCCAGCATAGGCCACATCGAATTGGCTGGCGGCGCGGGCGCGTTCGCGTTGCGCCTCCATCTCGCGCTCGAATCCGGCTGTATCAAGGGTCAGGCCATGCTCACGGGCGATATCGCCGGTGAGATCGACGGGGAAGCCGTAGGTGTCGTAGAGGCGAAATACCGTAGCGCCCGGAATCACCTTGCCCGCCAACTTGCTGATGTCCTGCTCCAGGATTTTGAGGCCGTGTTCCAGCGTTTCGGCAAAGCGCTCTTCTTCGAGGCGCAGCATCCGCTCCACCTGCTGCTGGGCGTGTGTCAATTCGGGATAGGCGGCACCCATTTCGGCAACCAGGGGCGCCACCAGCTTGTAGAAAAAGGCGTCTTTGATCCCCAGCTTGTTGCCGTGGCGAATGGCGCGGCGGATGATGCGGCGCAGCACATAGCCGCGCCCTTCGTTGGAAGGCATCACGCCATCGGCAATCAGGAAAGCGCCGGCGCGGATATGATCCGCTACGACCTTGAGCGAGTTGTTGCCCAGATCAGCGACCCCCGCCAGTTGCGCCACCGCGCGGATCAGGTTGCGGAACAGATCAATCTCGTAATTGCCGTGCACATGCTGCATCACCGCCGCCAAACGCTCCAGCCCCATGCCGGTGTCCACCGAGGGCTTGGGTAATGGCGTGAGCGTGCCATCCGGGGCACGGTTGTATTGCATGAACACCAGGTTCCAGATTTCGATGTAGCGGTCGCCATCGGCCTCCGGCGAGCCCGGCGGTCCACCCGCCACGGCAGGTCCGTGATCGTAGAAGATCTCGGAACAGGGGCCGCAGGGGCCGGTGTCGCCCATCGACCAGAAGTTGTCGTGCGCGCCTATCCTTGAAAACCGTGCCGGATCTACCTTAATCTCCTTGAGCCAGATATCGGCGGCCTCGTCATCTTCCTCGAACACCGTGATCCACAAGCGCTCGGGCGGCAGCTTCAGCACTTGCGTGAGGAATTCCCAGGCGTATTGAATCGCCTCGCGCTTGAAGTAATCGCCGAAGCTGAAATTGCCCAGCATCTCGAAGAAGGTGTGGTGGCGCGCGGTGTAGCCGACGTTTTCCAGATCGTTGTGTTTGCCGCCGGCGCGCACACAGCGCTGGGAACTCACGGCACGGGTGTAGGGGCGGTGCTCAAGGCCCAGGAAGACATCCTTGAACTGCACCATGCCAGCGTTGGTAAACAACAGGGTGGGGTCGTTGGCAGGCACCAGCGAACTGCTGGGCACCACCGCGTGGCCGTGGCCGCGAAAAAAATCGATAAAGGCGCTACGCACTTCAGCACTGGTCATCATTCAATCAATCACTCATCACTATCGGCCTGCTTGAAAGCGGCCCTGATCTGTTCGGAGGTAAAGCCCCGGTATTGCAAAAAGCGCATCTGCTTCGCGCGTTCGTTTACATCGGATGGCGGCGCAGCGCCGAAGCGCTTGCGCCTTACATCAACAATCCTGTCGCGCCAAAACCCGGCGTCAGCGTCGACGGCATTGCCGATCTGTTCGTCGCCGATGCCATGCTCGCGCAATTCAGCCTGGATACGCAATGGCCCATAACCCTTGGCAATACGCGAACGCACCAGACTTTCGATAAAGCGCTCATCACTGAGCAGGCGCTCTTCGGCAAGCGCCGCCAAGGTATCATCGACGACGGCGCCTTCCATGCCACGGGCGCTCAACTTGCGCCGCAACTGCCGGGTGGAGTGCTCGCGCCGGGCGAGCAGATTCATGGCGGTGCTGCGCACGACAGAAGGCTTGATTTCCCCCTCTGCCCTGTCATCCGGCGGAGTACGCTTCCTGTTCAGGCGTCAACCTGCTCCGTCTCGGCAGCGTGGGGCTTGTGCAACAACTTGGCGCGAATCTTTTCTTCGATATCACGCGCCATGTCGGGGTGTTCCTTCAGGTAGGTGCGCACATTGTCCTTGCCCTGGCCGATACGTTCGCCGTTGCAACTGTACCAGGCGCCTGATTTTTCGACGAAACCGTGCTCGACGCCCAGCTCGATGAGCTCACCCTCGCGGGACGTGCCTTCGCCATACATGATCTCGAAATTTGCCTCTTTAAAGGGTGGCGCCACCTTGTTTTTGACGACCTTGACGCGCGTCTCGCTGCCGACGATCTCATCGCCCTTCTTGATGGCGCCGGTGCGGCGAATGTCGAGGCGCACCGAGGCATAGAACTTGAGCGCATTGCCGCCGGTGGTGGTTTCGGGGTTGCCGAACATCACGCCGATCTTCATGCGAATCTGGTTGATGAAGATCACCATGGTGTTGGAACGATTGATGTTGCCCGTCAATTTCCGTAGCGCCTGAGACATCAGACGCGCTTGCAGTCCCATGTGGGAATCGCCCATCTCGCCTTCAATCTCGGCCTTGGGCGTGAGCGCCGCCACCGAGTCGATCACCACAACATCGACCGCGCCGGAACGCACCAGCATATCGGCAATTTCCAGGGCCTGTTCGCCGGTATCCGGCTGCGACACCAGCAGATCATCAATATTCACACCCAGCTTGCGGGCATAGGCCGGGTCCAGGGCGTGCTCGGCGTCGATGAAGGCCGCGGTACCACCCAGCTTTTGCGCTTGGGCGATCACTTGCAGCGTCAATGTGGTTTTGCCCGAAGACTCTGGCCCGTAGATCTCAACAATGCGCCCGCGCGGCAGGCCGCCGATGCCCAGCGCAATGTCCAACCCCAACGAGCCGGTCGAAATCACGCCGATATCACGCGCCACGCCGCCATCGCCCATACGCATCACCGAACCCTTGCCGAACTGCTTTTCAATCTGGCTCAGCGCCGCGCCCAGCGCCTTTTTCTTGTTTTCATCTGTCATGCTCATGTGTTTAGCACCTGTTGTGTAGGCCTGATCAAACAAAAAACGCAACCCCCTATTTATCAAGAGGTTTCGTGTTGTGTAGGGATAATCTGAAAAGTCTCAAGCAGGGAACTTGTCAAACCCCAAAAATATGTCTCATTATTCCACAGATTGCGCCGAATGGCCTAGTCCTGCAAACTTATTCCTGGCAGGCTCAGCGGGCAAAGCCCTTACCAGGAGCGGTGGCAAGGTATTGGCGCGCGTATTGCATTACCTATCTCCACGACCAATTAATGACGGAATAATGGCGCGCTCACGGCGGCAAAATCCGAGGGAGCCTTCATGCTGGAACCATCACTGCCGACTGACGAAACCGAGCGGCTTGCCGCACTGCACGCACTAAATGTTCTGGATACCGTGCCAGAAGACCGTTTTGACCGCATCACCCGGCTGGCCGCACGGTTGTTTGACGTGCCCATCGCCCTGGTTAGCCTGGTGGACGCAAACCGCCAATGGTTTAAATCCTGCCACGGACTGTCCGCAACGGAAACACCGCGCAGCGTCTCCTTTTGCGGACATGCGATTCTCAGCGATGACACGTTTATCATTCCCGATGCCCTGCTTGATGCGCGTTTTGCTGATAACCCACTTGTCACTGGCGCGCCACATGTCCGCTTTTATGCCGGACAACCGCTGACTGGCATGGATGGTCGCAAGCTGGGTACGCTATGCATCATAGATCATAAACCAAGACATTTGAGCGAGCAGGATCGGGAGGCATTGAGAAGTCTTGCCGCCCTGGCGCAGCAAGAGCTAAACCTTACCCAC harbors:
- the recA gene encoding recombinase RecA, which encodes MTDENKKKALGAALSQIEKQFGKGSVMRMGDGGVARDIGVISTGSLGLDIALGIGGLPRGRIVEIYGPESSGKTTLTLQVIAQAQKLGGTAAFIDAEHALDPAYARKLGVNIDDLLVSQPDTGEQALEIADMLVRSGAVDVVVIDSVAALTPKAEIEGEMGDSHMGLQARLMSQALRKLTGNINRSNTMVIFINQIRMKIGVMFGNPETTTGGNALKFYASVRLDIRRTGAIKKGDEIVGSETRVKVVKNKVAPPFKEANFEIMYGEGTSREGELIELGVEHGFVEKSGAWYSCNGERIGQGKDNVRTYLKEHPDMARDIEEKIRAKLLHKPHAAETEQVDA
- a CDS encoding EpsD family peptidyl-prolyl cis-trans isomerase, with protein sequence MLPAIFLAVLLSGCGGDDKPGKDGQVVAKVNGDEVTVHQLNYELGLLGQAATKNTDQVARQSLEQLVNQQLIVQKAVTEKIDRDPRVMQALERAKHQVLVQAYMSKVAGRDSTPPSKQEVGDYYSKHPELFADRRIYQIREILLDKSIPAAELQAQIKSSKTLEEMMGWLEAKKVQMKSDVLVKSAEQLSPEMLSRLYRMRQGQVMAFEAPNNISLSILMAVRNQPLSEAQAAPAIENFLLNQKRGKLADDEVKRLRGEAKIEWLGKFAAKGDDKATPPAVNPGQENAAKHVADEKSNDADFIKKGVSGL
- the csrA gene encoding carbon storage regulator CsrA, yielding MLILTRRVGETLIIGDDVTVTVLGVKGNQVRIGVNAPKDVSVHREEIYQRIQKEKEHAHAEEEGLGV
- a CDS encoding recombination regulator RecX, whose protein sequence is MNLLARREHSTRQLRRKLSARGMEGAVVDDTLAALAEERLLSDERFIESLVRSRIAKGYGPLRIQAELREHGIGDEQIGNAVDADAGFWRDRIVDVRRKRFGAAPPSDVNERAKQMRFLQYRGFTSEQIRAAFKQADSDE
- a CDS encoding aspartate kinase, which codes for MALIVQKYGGTSVGSLERIANVAEKVIAARAAGHDLIVVVSAMTGETDRLLGLAKGIDPQPSPRELDVLLSTGEQATIALLSMALEKRGCPARSYTGAQVRILTDSAFNKARIVDIDVQRLRADLASGRVLVVAGFQGVDEAGNITTLGRGGSDTTAVALAAALKADECQIYTDVDGVYTTDPRVVPEARRLDRITYEEMLEMASLGAKVLQIRSVEFASKYNVPLRVLSSFAEGQGTLISSEEDVMEQALISGIAFNRDEAKLTVLGVPDQPGVAHRILGPVADANIEVDMIVQNVAEDSTTDFTFTVHRNDYDKALRILRETADELAAREVTGDNKIVKISLVGVGMRSHAGIASTMFKTLATEGINIRMISTSEIKISVVVDEKYLELGVRALHAAFHLDDKK
- the alaS gene encoding alanine--tRNA ligase — translated: MMTSAEVRSAFIDFFRGHGHAVVPSSSLVPANDPTLLFTNAGMVQFKDVFLGLEHRPYTRAVSSQRCVRAGGKHNDLENVGYTARHHTFFEMLGNFSFGDYFKREAIQYAWEFLTQVLKLPPERLWITVFEEDDEAADIWLKEIKVDPARFSRIGAHDNFWSMGDTGPCGPCSEIFYDHGPAVAGGPPGSPEADGDRYIEIWNLVFMQYNRAPDGTLTPLPKPSVDTGMGLERLAAVMQHVHGNYEIDLFRNLIRAVAQLAGVADLGNNSLKVVADHIRAGAFLIADGVMPSNEGRGYVLRRIIRRAIRHGNKLGIKDAFFYKLVAPLVAEMGAAYPELTHAQQQVERMLRLEEERFAETLEHGLKILEQDISKLAGKVIPGATVFRLYDTYGFPVDLTGDIAREHGLTLDTAGFEREMEAQRERARAASQFDVAYAGKLMGVEGSTDFTGYEHLAGEAAIVALYRDDGTAVNALESGQAGKVILNRTPFYAESGGQAGDGGVIKGGQADFEVHGTQKQGEGVHIHNGALKSGALRVGDKVQAQVNAAKRQAIALNHSATHLLHAALRQVLGPHVAQKGSLVEAERLRFDFSHFEPLSPAQVRAVERLVNGQIRANCEAQTRVMSYDEAVAAGAMALFGEKYGDQVRVLSIGEFSTELCGGTHVRRAGDIGLFKFVSEAGVASGVRRIEAITGQRALEWVEEEEDRLLRIADAIKAGRDNVDDKVGQLVERARKLEKELEQIKGKLASNQGSDLAAQAVEINGIKVLAACLEGVDPKALRDTVDQLKNKLGSAAVVLAAVADGKVSLVAGVTKDCIAQVKAGELVNMVALQVGGKGGGRPDMAQAGGDNPAALAAALAAVPEWVRQQLA